A genome region from Nocardia sp. NBC_00565 includes the following:
- a CDS encoding FHA domain-containing protein, whose amino-acid sequence MSAAELAESGESPAAEETPAKEETRAQAGMQAEARTRAGSGTRAEAATRAEPIALHKIPALQGARPRPARPVAGAANSATSGPRRFVGALLLADGSTYPLDRPYVIGRSPQVDEAVRTATAAPLAVPRDRHVSRVHAYVSVANGKVFIRDASTPAGTFIAAPGAAEWTRIGDARTELPPGWSIRIGQRILTYRTDDQPKHPTETSRKRRRS is encoded by the coding sequence ATGTCGGCTGCCGAGCTGGCGGAGTCCGGTGAATCGCCCGCGGCGGAGGAAACCCCGGCGAAGGAAGAAACCCGGGCGCAAGCAGGAATGCAGGCAGAGGCACGAACGCGGGCAGGTTCCGGAACGCGAGCGGAAGCCGCAACGCGGGCGGAACCTATTGCGCTGCACAAGATCCCGGCGCTGCAGGGTGCGCGACCGCGACCGGCGCGACCGGTTGCCGGTGCGGCCAACTCGGCGACCTCGGGGCCGAGGCGGTTCGTGGGTGCGTTGCTCCTCGCGGACGGTTCGACGTATCCGTTGGACCGGCCGTACGTCATCGGCCGCAGCCCCCAGGTCGACGAAGCAGTGCGCACCGCCACCGCGGCACCGCTCGCGGTGCCCCGCGACCGCCACGTCTCCCGGGTCCACGCCTATGTCTCGGTCGCCAACGGCAAGGTCTTCATCCGCGACGCCTCAACCCCCGCAGGCACTTTCATCGCCGCGCCCGGCGCCGCCGAATGGACCCGCATCGGCGACGCCCGCACCGAACTCCCACCCGGCTGGAGCATCCGAATAGGGCAACGAATCCTCACCTACCGCACCGACGACCAGCCGAAACACCCGACTGAAACCAGCCGCAAACGCCGCCGCTCCTGA
- a CDS encoding DHA2 family efflux MFS transporter permease subunit: protein MTIRTAPPDTKVTARMWAILAVTLAADILDLLDSTITNIAAPTIARDLLGGPSLIQWLGAGYALSLGVLLVVGGRLGDRFGKRRLFLIGLAGFTLASVACGLAFDPTSLIAARLLQGAFGAMLIPQSFGILTSVFPREQLGRAFSVFGPALGLSGVCGPILAGFLVDADLFGLGWRAMFLINIALGGLAFVAAYRLLPAEHGDRSVSIDALGAILLAAAMFGMLFGLIDGSSNDWTATSRTAMVAGAVCFALFARRQVTAADPLIKPTLFQNRGFRSGLILGLVFFAAVSGLLYVLSLFMQNGLGYTPTDTALGLAPLAVGIIIASIAAHQLLGKLGRNLILIGLLITLAGTGLVLGLALAVGTGVAPWALAAAILLVGLGMGTCFGSVFVVTLGDIDPSETGSASGSLSAVQQLANAVGAAAVTTVYFHTAGPGQAHALTVSLMLVVAITVVSLGLVRLLPRHAQTEQQH, encoded by the coding sequence ATGACCATCCGCACCGCCCCACCAGATACCAAGGTCACCGCACGAATGTGGGCGATCCTGGCCGTGACCCTCGCGGCCGACATCCTCGACCTGCTCGACTCGACCATCACCAATATCGCCGCACCGACCATCGCGCGAGACCTGCTCGGCGGGCCGTCGCTGATCCAGTGGCTCGGCGCTGGATATGCCCTGTCCCTCGGCGTGTTGCTCGTCGTCGGCGGCCGGCTCGGCGATCGCTTCGGCAAACGCCGCCTGTTCCTGATCGGCTTGGCCGGGTTCACCCTCGCCTCGGTCGCCTGCGGGCTCGCCTTCGATCCGACCTCACTCATCGCCGCCCGGCTCCTGCAGGGCGCCTTCGGCGCGATGCTGATCCCACAGAGTTTCGGCATCCTCACCAGCGTCTTTCCCCGCGAGCAGCTCGGCAGGGCGTTCAGTGTCTTCGGCCCGGCCCTCGGCCTGTCCGGCGTCTGCGGCCCGATCCTGGCCGGTTTCCTCGTAGACGCCGACCTGTTCGGCCTCGGCTGGCGCGCCATGTTCCTGATCAATATCGCGCTCGGCGGGCTCGCCTTCGTTGCCGCATACCGGCTGTTGCCCGCCGAGCACGGTGACCGCAGCGTCAGCATCGACGCGCTCGGTGCGATCCTGTTGGCCGCGGCTATGTTCGGCATGCTGTTCGGCCTCATCGACGGGTCGTCGAATGATTGGACCGCCACCTCCCGTACGGCCATGGTGGCCGGAGCCGTCTGCTTCGCACTGTTCGCCCGTCGTCAGGTCACGGCGGCCGACCCATTGATCAAGCCGACCCTGTTCCAGAACCGTGGCTTCCGCTCCGGTCTGATCCTCGGCCTCGTCTTCTTCGCCGCGGTCTCCGGACTGCTGTATGTGCTGTCGCTGTTCATGCAGAACGGGCTCGGCTATACACCCACCGATACCGCGCTCGGCCTCGCCCCGCTCGCCGTCGGCATCATCATCGCGTCGATCGCCGCTCACCAATTACTGGGCAAGCTCGGCCGGAACCTGATCCTGATCGGTCTGCTGATCACTCTGGCCGGCACCGGCCTGGTGCTCGGCCTGGCGCTCGCAGTCGGAACCGGTGTTGCCCCTTGGGCTCTCGCGGCGGCGATCCTGCTGGTCGGGCTCGGCATGGGCACCTGCTTCGGCAGCGTCTTCGTGGTCACCCTCGGCGATATCGACCCGTCCGAAACCGGCAGTGCCAGCGGATCCCTGTCCGCGGTGCAACAGCTGGCCAATGCGGTCGGCGCCGCCGCCGTCACCACGGTGTACTTCCACACCGCCGGACCCGGTCAGGCGCACGCGCTGACCGTCAGCCTGATGCTCGTCGTCGCCATCACAGTGGTCAGCCTCGGACTGGTTCGATTGCTGCCGCGCCACGCTCAGACCGAACAGCAGCACTGA
- a CDS encoding TetR/AcrR family transcriptional regulator: MSSAPVSRRARPAKAPLSRDVIVETGLRILDRDGLAALTMRRVAQDLDTGAASLYVYVANRDDLMAAMLDHVLGTVPEPTGGNWRDRLTALIDATIAVMSKHEGLALVALGAVPTSPNTLLLIERMLGLLAEGGLDERTNSWAVDLIYLYITAQAAEQSAYTVKGDVEEEYIADIERKFAALPTDRYPMIVAMREHILGGGDAREVWALRALINGILATPVE, translated from the coding sequence ATGAGTAGCGCACCCGTCAGTCGTCGGGCCCGTCCCGCCAAGGCCCCCCTCAGCCGCGATGTCATCGTCGAGACCGGCTTGCGCATCCTCGACCGCGACGGCCTGGCCGCCCTCACCATGCGCCGCGTCGCCCAGGACCTCGATACCGGCGCGGCCTCGCTCTATGTCTACGTCGCCAACCGGGACGATCTGATGGCCGCCATGCTCGACCACGTGCTCGGCACCGTGCCGGAGCCGACAGGCGGCAACTGGCGCGATCGGCTCACCGCGCTGATCGACGCGACGATTGCGGTGATGAGCAAGCACGAGGGTCTCGCGCTCGTGGCCCTCGGGGCGGTACCCACCAGCCCGAATACGCTGCTGTTGATCGAGCGGATGCTCGGCCTGCTCGCCGAGGGCGGACTGGACGAACGGACCAACTCCTGGGCCGTCGACCTGATCTACCTCTACATCACGGCGCAGGCCGCCGAGCAGAGCGCGTATACGGTCAAGGGCGACGTCGAGGAGGAGTACATCGCCGACATCGAGCGGAAATTCGCCGCACTGCCCACCGATCGATACCCCATGATTGTGGCCATGCGCGAACATATCTTGGGTGGCGGTGACGCCCGCGAAGTTTGGGCGTTGCGCGCCTTGATCAATGGCATCCTCGCCACCCCGGTCGAATGA
- a CDS encoding GNAT family N-acetyltransferase, producing MSSIRTANEADLPVLQEIERVAGKPFADIGMTVVADDDPPPLETLREFQQAGRAWIYPDAAGHPIGYLILGIVDGNAHIDQVSVDPDHAGRRIGKQLIDHAVKWSKAQGLQAITLTTFIDVAWNGPYYERLGFRYLTPAEETPQLREIRADEAAHGLDLWPRASMRAELDTWKLD from the coding sequence ATGTCGTCGATCCGTACGGCGAACGAAGCCGATCTGCCGGTGCTGCAGGAGATCGAGCGGGTGGCCGGAAAACCGTTCGCCGATATCGGCATGACGGTCGTCGCCGATGACGACCCGCCGCCGCTGGAAACGCTGCGCGAATTCCAGCAGGCCGGCCGGGCGTGGATCTACCCCGACGCCGCGGGCCACCCGATCGGCTACCTGATCCTCGGGATCGTCGACGGCAACGCACACATCGACCAGGTGTCGGTGGACCCCGACCACGCCGGTCGGCGGATCGGCAAGCAACTCATCGACCATGCGGTGAAATGGTCGAAAGCTCAAGGGCTGCAAGCCATCACGCTGACCACCTTCATCGACGTGGCCTGGAACGGGCCATATTACGAACGTCTCGGCTTCCGCTACCTCACGCCGGCCGAAGAAACTCCGCAACTGCGCGAAATCCGCGCCGACGAGGCCGCCCACGGCCTCGATCTCTGGCCGCGCGCCAGCATGCGCGCCGAACTCGACACCTGGAAGCTGGACTGA
- a CDS encoding glycerol-3-phosphate dehydrogenase/oxidase translates to MTANSANAWAAGNSALNAERRARELQELGEGGEIDLLIIGGGVTGTGAALDAAARGLRTVLVERHDLAFGTSRWSSKLVHGGLRYLASGQVGIAHESAVERGILIKTTAPHLVRPLPQLVPLLPEIGVTQRALIRAGFVAGDVLRRSAGTSPAILPRSRRVATAEALRLAPTVRREGLRGGLQAWDGQLVDDARLVVALARTAATASATVLTRVEALDVTGDSATLRDTLTGETMAIRARTVVNATGVWADQVDPSIELRPSRGTHLVFDAVSFGGLTASLTVPVPGSTSRFVFAFPAAHGRVYLGLTDEDAPGPVPDEPEPTDTEIDFLLDTINTALREPLTRTDIRGSYAGLRPLLKTADNSTADISRKHAVLHSPTGVITIVGGKLTTYRQMAEDAVDAAIAHGNLTAGPCRTKRLPLVGAVSGAARDRIAAPPLLVERFGSEAAIVLAAAEQNPALAARVAPGIDVTAAEFAFAITHEGALDTNDLLDRRTRIGLVPEDRAAAGAAAEAAFAHQH, encoded by the coding sequence ATGACTGCGAATTCAGCGAACGCCTGGGCTGCTGGGAATTCCGCACTGAACGCCGAGCGCCGCGCCCGCGAGCTTCAAGAGTTGGGCGAGGGCGGCGAGATCGACCTGCTGATCATCGGAGGCGGTGTCACCGGCACCGGTGCCGCACTCGACGCCGCGGCCCGTGGGCTGCGGACGGTACTGGTGGAGCGGCACGATCTGGCGTTCGGCACGAGCCGGTGGAGTTCGAAGCTGGTGCACGGCGGGTTGCGGTATCTGGCCAGCGGGCAGGTCGGCATCGCGCATGAAAGTGCTGTCGAGCGTGGGATCTTGATCAAGACCACGGCCCCGCATCTGGTGCGGCCGTTACCGCAGCTGGTGCCGTTGTTGCCGGAAATCGGTGTCACACAACGTGCTTTGATCCGTGCGGGATTCGTCGCGGGAGATGTGTTGCGACGCAGCGCGGGGACGTCGCCCGCGATCCTGCCGCGCTCGCGCCGGGTCGCCACCGCCGAGGCGCTGCGGTTGGCGCCGACCGTGCGCCGCGAAGGATTGCGCGGCGGCCTGCAGGCCTGGGATGGCCAACTGGTGGACGACGCGCGACTCGTCGTGGCACTGGCTCGCACTGCGGCCACCGCGAGCGCGACCGTCCTGACCCGCGTGGAAGCCCTTGACGTAACCGGAGATTCGGCCACCCTCCGCGACACGCTGACCGGCGAGACCATGGCCATCCGGGCCCGCACCGTGGTCAATGCCACCGGGGTCTGGGCCGATCAGGTCGACCCGAGCATCGAACTGCGACCCAGTCGCGGCACCCACCTGGTCTTCGACGCCGTGTCGTTCGGCGGGCTCACCGCCTCGCTGACCGTCCCCGTGCCCGGCAGCACCAGCCGCTTCGTCTTCGCCTTCCCGGCCGCGCACGGCCGGGTCTACCTCGGCCTGACCGACGAGGACGCCCCCGGCCCGGTCCCCGACGAGCCCGAGCCCACCGACACCGAGATCGACTTCCTGCTCGACACCATCAACACCGCACTCCGAGAGCCGTTGACCCGCACCGATATTCGCGGCAGCTATGCCGGACTGCGCCCGCTGCTCAAAACCGCCGACAACAGCACCGCCGATATCTCCCGCAAGCACGCGGTACTGCACTCCCCCACCGGCGTGATCACCATCGTCGGCGGCAAACTCACCACCTACCGTCAGATGGCCGAGGACGCCGTCGACGCGGCCATCGCCCACGGCAACCTCACCGCCGGCCCGTGCCGCACCAAGCGACTTCCGTTGGTGGGCGCGGTCTCCGGCGCCGCCCGCGACCGCATCGCCGCCCCACCGCTATTGGTCGAACGCTTCGGCAGCGAGGCGGCGATCGTGCTCGCGGCAGCCGAGCAGAACCCTGCTCTCGCCGCACGGGTCGCACCCGGAATCGACGTCACCGCCGCCGAATTCGCCTTCGCGATCACGCACGAGGGCGCGCTCGACACCAACGATCTCCTCGACCGCCGCACCCGCATCGGCCTGGTCCCCGAAGACCGTGCCGCCGCCGGCGCCGCCGCAGAAGCCGCCTTCGCCCACCAGCACTAG
- a CDS encoding TetR/AcrR family transcriptional regulator, with translation MTASAAPAPDESDALSAIDLAILDAARACVQEFGVRRTTLTEVARRAGVSRPTVYRRWPDTGSLVAELLVRELRAIVAATMPTAGSARTRLVEGVVAGAATIRSNPLFGKIFRTDTDLMLTYVFGRLGRNQRALIELFTAGIRDGHQDGSIRAGEPEQMATMLLLIAQSAVQSAGTIAPLLSGSALDAELSRAIDGYLAPGNLTNATDKSPRPKL, from the coding sequence ATGACTGCCTCCGCGGCACCTGCCCCCGACGAATCCGACGCGCTCTCGGCGATCGATCTCGCGATCCTCGATGCGGCGAGAGCCTGCGTGCAGGAATTCGGGGTGCGCCGGACCACCCTCACCGAGGTGGCGCGCCGCGCCGGAGTCAGTCGGCCAACCGTCTATCGCCGCTGGCCCGATACCGGTTCGCTGGTGGCCGAATTGCTGGTCCGCGAACTACGCGCGATCGTCGCCGCCACCATGCCGACCGCGGGCAGCGCGCGCACCCGATTGGTCGAGGGCGTGGTCGCGGGCGCGGCGACGATTCGCTCGAATCCGTTGTTCGGCAAGATCTTCCGCACCGATACCGACCTCATGCTGACCTACGTCTTCGGCCGTCTCGGCCGCAACCAGCGCGCGCTCATCGAGCTGTTCACCGCGGGCATTCGAGACGGTCATCAGGACGGCTCCATTCGCGCGGGCGAGCCGGAACAGATGGCGACGATGCTGCTGCTGATCGCACAGTCCGCGGTGCAGTCGGCGGGTACGATCGCGCCCCTCCTGTCCGGATCCGCCCTGGACGCCGAATTGTCCCGCGCGATCGACGGCTACCTCGCGCCCGGCAACCTAACCAACGCCACCGACAAATCCCCACGACCCAAACTCTGA
- a CDS encoding FAD-binding oxidoreductase, with amino-acid sequence MVWDAWGIPAGHKPLSASIRTLLTQVFGVSGDPVARRDEGDVPLRESALTSAQRDGLVAVVGVGSVSVGHHDRLLHAGGKSTPDLLRRRVDGPQDAPDAIIFPADHEQVLAVLAYCADNAIAVVPFGGGTSVVGGVDPIRGHFDTVIALDLRRLDGVSEIDPISGTATLGAGLTGPGAEELLAAHGLSLGHFPQSFEFASIGGFAATRSSGQASAGYGRFDDMVQRLKIATPGGTIELGRAPASAAGPDLRELFVGSEGALGVITEVTLRVHPVPETIGYQAWSFPDFETGAAALRSVVQAGAAPTVLRLSDEVETGVNLARSADIGGAAVAGCLAITTFEGTQAHVAARSAEAGALLAAAGGNALGPTPAHEWEHGRFAAPYMRDALLDVGVLCETLETATTWSNLADLKAKVTAALTDSLAGQGTPPLVMCHISHTYPTGASLYFTVIAKQLDDPIAQWHIAKRAVGDAIVAAGGTITHHHAVGIDHRPWLPDEIGDLGVRVLRAVKRELDPAGILNPGKLVP; translated from the coding sequence ATGGTTTGGGACGCCTGGGGCATACCCGCCGGACACAAGCCGCTTTCGGCATCGATCCGGACCCTGCTGACACAGGTTTTCGGAGTCTCCGGCGACCCGGTGGCGCGCCGCGATGAGGGCGATGTGCCGCTACGCGAGTCGGCGTTGACGTCGGCTCAACGGGACGGGTTGGTCGCGGTGGTCGGCGTGGGCAGCGTCTCGGTCGGCCACCACGATCGTTTGCTGCACGCGGGCGGTAAGAGCACCCCCGATCTGCTGCGCCGCCGCGTCGACGGTCCGCAGGACGCACCCGATGCCATCATCTTCCCGGCCGACCACGAGCAGGTGCTCGCCGTCCTGGCCTACTGCGCCGACAATGCCATCGCGGTCGTGCCGTTCGGCGGCGGCACCAGTGTGGTCGGCGGCGTCGATCCGATCCGCGGCCACTTCGACACCGTCATCGCGCTGGATCTGCGCCGCCTCGACGGTGTTTCGGAGATCGACCCGATCAGCGGCACCGCCACCCTCGGCGCGGGACTCACCGGTCCCGGGGCCGAGGAACTTCTCGCCGCCCACGGACTTTCGCTGGGCCACTTCCCGCAGAGCTTCGAATTCGCCAGCATCGGCGGTTTCGCCGCCACCCGATCCTCCGGTCAAGCCTCGGCGGGCTACGGCCGCTTCGACGATATGGTCCAGCGGCTGAAGATCGCCACACCCGGCGGCACCATCGAACTCGGTCGCGCCCCCGCGTCGGCGGCGGGCCCGGATCTGCGGGAACTGTTCGTCGGCTCGGAGGGTGCGCTCGGTGTGATCACCGAGGTCACGCTGCGCGTGCATCCGGTGCCCGAAACCATTGGCTACCAGGCCTGGTCGTTCCCGGATTTCGAAACAGGCGCCGCCGCACTGCGTTCGGTGGTGCAGGCGGGCGCGGCACCCACGGTGCTTCGGCTCTCCGACGAGGTCGAGACCGGTGTCAACCTGGCTCGCTCGGCCGATATCGGCGGAGCAGCGGTCGCGGGCTGCCTGGCCATTACCACCTTCGAAGGCACCCAGGCGCATGTCGCGGCCCGCAGCGCCGAGGCGGGCGCGCTGCTCGCGGCGGCGGGCGGGAACGCGCTGGGGCCGACTCCGGCCCACGAGTGGGAGCACGGGCGTTTCGCCGCGCCTTATATGCGCGACGCCTTGTTGGACGTCGGCGTGCTCTGTGAGACTCTGGAGACCGCGACAACCTGGTCCAACCTGGCCGACCTCAAAGCGAAGGTGACTGCGGCACTGACGGATTCGCTGGCAGGACAGGGCACTCCGCCGCTGGTGATGTGCCATATCTCGCACACCTACCCGACCGGCGCGTCACTGTATTTCACCGTTATCGCAAAGCAACTGGACGACCCGATCGCCCAGTGGCACATCGCGAAACGAGCCGTCGGGGACGCGATCGTGGCCGCCGGCGGCACCATCACCCACCACCACGCGGTCGGCATCGACCACCGCCCGTGGCTTCCCGACGAGATCGGCGACCTCGGCGTGCGCGTGCTGCGCGCGGTGAAGCGGGAATTGGACCCCGCGGGCATCCTCAATCCTGGAAAGCTGGTTCCATGA
- a CDS encoding YegS/Rv2252/BmrU family lipid kinase produces the protein MTPDSLRPVRTITVVTNPRSGVGKGQDVAGAALARFAAQGVEVIEVRAPSAAESIRLVRDSIAGSVKPDAVVCIGGDGLMNVVLEAIARTDVPLGLIPAGTGNDLAREIGVPTDDPVAAADLVLGGRTRTIDLGLIESPSPGYSPKWFATVTGTGFDARVTLRANDMRWPKGPLRYTVAALAEISGRFTVPYRIELSGVVPGALDNPDADTVIETEAVMVAIGNTRTYGGGMLVCPDAVMDDGLLDLTVVGAVSRRDMLRLLPALSAGKRIDHPKSKQYRVAQVTLAAAGAPATADGEPAGMLPITLRAVPGALTVLVP, from the coding sequence ATGACACCGGATTCGCTCCGTCCGGTACGCACGATCACCGTGGTGACCAACCCGCGGTCCGGGGTCGGGAAGGGACAGGATGTGGCGGGGGCGGCGCTGGCCCGCTTCGCCGCACAAGGTGTCGAGGTCATCGAGGTGCGCGCGCCTTCAGCCGCCGAATCCATACGCCTGGTACGGGATTCGATCGCGGGCAGTGTCAAGCCGGACGCCGTGGTCTGCATCGGCGGCGACGGTTTGATGAATGTCGTGCTCGAAGCGATCGCGCGGACCGATGTGCCGCTCGGGCTGATCCCCGCGGGCACCGGCAACGACCTCGCGCGGGAAATCGGTGTGCCCACCGACGATCCCGTCGCGGCCGCCGACCTAGTGCTCGGCGGGCGCACCCGCACCATCGATCTGGGCCTGATCGAATCGCCGTCGCCCGGATACTCGCCCAAGTGGTTCGCCACCGTCACCGGCACCGGATTCGACGCGCGAGTCACCCTGCGCGCCAACGATATGCGCTGGCCCAAGGGGCCACTGCGCTACACCGTCGCCGCACTGGCCGAGATCTCCGGCCGCTTCACGGTGCCCTACCGGATCGAGTTGTCCGGCGTAGTGCCCGGTGCGCTCGACAATCCGGACGCCGACACAGTGATCGAGACCGAGGCGGTCATGGTGGCGATCGGCAATACCCGCACCTACGGCGGCGGCATGCTGGTTTGTCCCGATGCGGTGATGGACGACGGATTATTGGATCTCACGGTCGTCGGCGCGGTTTCGCGACGGGATATGCTGCGCCTGCTGCCCGCGCTGTCGGCGGGTAAGCGGATCGATCATCCGAAGTCCAAGCAGTATCGCGTCGCGCAGGTGACGCTCGCCGCCGCCGGCGCTCCCGCGACCGCCGACGGTGAACCCGCGGGCATGCTGCCGATCACTCTGCGTGCGGTTCCGGGCGCGCTCACCGTACTGGTTCCATGA
- a CDS encoding AAA family ATPase, with translation MNPPLDSPPDPGSQPQLPDMRVVAPSSVHDLRGGTIEELRYPATAALVVAGVPGAGKSTALHRFFGADADAEQPPRGPAGSVVLDSQHSRNRWRRRFGRLPYGLWRPVVHITHYAGVRAALRDGAGPVVIHDCATFGWARRMIGRWAARYGRELHVILLDVPAELARAGQYARGRRVSPYFFTLHCRRWQRLIHAIAAGQPPRPAAASMVIVDRTSIDRLSRVSFAV, from the coding sequence GTGAACCCTCCGCTCGATTCGCCGCCCGATCCAGGCTCGCAACCACAGCTACCCGATATGCGGGTCGTCGCGCCGAGTTCCGTACACGATCTGCGGGGAGGCACGATCGAGGAACTGCGGTATCCGGCGACGGCGGCCCTGGTGGTGGCCGGGGTGCCGGGAGCGGGCAAGAGTACGGCGCTGCACCGGTTCTTCGGAGCGGACGCCGATGCCGAGCAGCCGCCGCGTGGGCCCGCTGGTTCGGTGGTACTCGATTCACAGCATTCGCGAAATCGCTGGCGGCGCAGGTTCGGTCGGCTGCCGTACGGGCTGTGGCGGCCGGTGGTGCATATCACGCATTACGCCGGAGTCCGAGCCGCGCTGCGGGACGGCGCGGGGCCGGTGGTCATTCACGATTGCGCCACCTTCGGGTGGGCCCGACGCATGATCGGCCGGTGGGCGGCGCGCTACGGCCGGGAGCTGCACGTGATCCTGCTCGACGTGCCCGCGGAGTTGGCGCGTGCCGGTCAGTACGCGCGCGGGCGGCGGGTCAGCCCGTACTTCTTCACGCTGCACTGCCGTCGGTGGCAGCGCCTCATCCACGCCATCGCCGCGGGACAGCCCCCGCGTCCGGCGGCAGCGTCGATGGTGATCGTCGATCGGACGAGCATCGACCGGCTGAGCCGCGTCAGCTTCGCGGTTTGA